From a single Anoplolepis gracilipes chromosome 3, ASM4749672v1, whole genome shotgun sequence genomic region:
- the LOC140664210 gene encoding somatostatin receptor type 2 gives MMMNTTIDMMDYVQNSTYNLTHNDIGQNCEAELPIIALVNQILYSIVCIVGLLGNTLVIYVVLRFSKMQTVTNMYIVNLAIADECFLIGIPFLVTTISLRSWIFGKIMCKAYMTTTSINQFTSSIFLFIMSADRYIAVCHPISSPKMRTPFISRVVSLTAWATSALFMVPVFLYANAMESPEGVVSCNIYWPNDRGGQTSFTLYTLILGFAVPLVLILIFYFLVIKKLRTVGPKNKSKEKKRSHRKVTKLVLTVITVYVCCWLPYWVTQVALIYTPPKQCQTSITITSFLLAGFLSYSNSAMNPILYAFLSDNFKKSFLKACTCAAGKDVNAALHIENSVFPKRNKANVDRLQSNRMITSGQSRIELEDEEAERGLLISKTSTTTVTMTSRSNITVSSEPRDLAQRDKDLIKNGAQLTLLTQV, from the coding sequence ATGATGATGAATACAACGATAGATATGATGGATTACGTTCAAAATTCAACTTACAACTTAACGCACAACGATATAGGCCAGAATTGCGAGGCTGAATTGCCAATTATCGCTCTGGTCAACCAGATACTCTACTCTATCGTCTGCATCGTCGGACTCCTCGGCAATACTTTGGTCATTTATGTCGTCCTGCGCTTCTCGAAGATGCAAACCGTGACGAACATGTACATCGTAAATTTGGCGATCGCGGACGAGTGCTTCCTGATAGGTATACCATTTCTAGTGACGACGATCAGTTTACGTAGCTGGATCTTCGGTAAGATCATGTGTAAAGCATACATGACCACAACAAGCATCAATCAGTTCACCAGCAGCATTTTCCTGTTCATTATGAGCGCCGATCGTTACATCGCCGTTTGCCACCCGATATCATCCCCGAAGATGCGCACGCCGTTCATCTCTAGAGTAGTCTCGCTTACCGCCTGGGCTACCAGCGCTCTATTTATGGTCCCGGTATTTCTTTACGCGAACGCCATGGAATCTCCGGAAGGTGTTGtcagttgcaatatttattggCCCAACGACCGCGGCGGCCAGACCTCTTTCACCCTTTACACTCTCATCCTAGGCTTCGCCGTTCCTCTGGTTctcatattgattttttatttcctcgtGATCAAAAAATTGCGCACAGTAGGACCGAAAAACAAATCGAAGGAGAAGAAACGATCGCATCGAAAGGTCACCAAGCTGGTGCTAACAGTGATCACTGTGTACGTATGCTGCTGGTTACCCTACTGGGTCACCCAAGTGGCACTGATATACACCCCGCCGAAGCAATGTCAGACCAGCATCACCATTACCAGTTTCCTGCTAGCTGGTTTTCTCAGCTACAGCAACAGCGCGATGAATCCGATTCTGTACGCTTTTCTGAGCGACAACTTCAAGAAGAGCTTCCTGAAGGCGTGTACCTGTGCAGCCGGCAAAGATGTTAACGCGGCGCTGCACATCGAGAACAGCGTGTTCCCGAAAAGGAACAAGGCTAACGTCGACAGACTTCAGTCTAACCGAATGATTACCTCCGGACAGTCCAGGATAGAACTCGAGGATGAGGAGGCGGAGAGAGGTTTGCTCATCAGCAAAACCTCCACCACTACGGTGACCATGACGTCACGATCGAATATCACAGTTAGCAGCGAGCCGAGAGACCTAGCACAGAGGGATAAGGATCTAATTAAGAACGGTGCACAATTAACTTTATTGACG